The genomic region GGCTGTTCCTGCTGGTGCCCGGGGGGCGtgcctgggggggggggggctctgGGGAACAACTCCTTCTTAAGTGGAGCTTCATGTTCAGACTGAAGTCGTTTGTTCTGTCCGTTTTCCTCCACGTGAACAGACGTGCAGTCATTTTCTACCTTTACTTAAATTCCGAGTGAGGCGGTTTGTCGGACTTTCATTGTTTATTCAGCTTAATTGTCTCGGTTGAGCCTTCAGTTGTCAGTAGATTCATTATTGAACAAATATGATCGATTAATCGCGATTAAGTGCCCATTTCCAACTTAAGTAGCGTTAGCACATTTTCagcaagctagctagctagcagacTGTTCAGAGGTAGCCCAGCTAGCAAACAGCACAAACCTTAAAGCAGCGACTAGGTTTTCAAACGTTTAGTGATTATTATGATCAaccacacaatataaaggtagaatgattcattattcatttaacaGACCCCCAGCCAACGGAGTGGaggtcagcttcttgttccaattgtccgttccaccttaaatactgcgGCCCGAGGCGCCAGAACGCAACTGTCGCACCGCTTAAGGTAGAACAGggaattcgaataagaagctgggaCCCGTTATTGAGCGTAAACCCGAGGGAAGACgtggctgaagttagcttcttattccaATTCcccgaattttccgttccaccttaaatggtgcagcagttacatggcGCCTAAggcatcagaatgtaactgctgcaccatttaaggtggaactgaaaattcGAATAACAAGCTAAGTTCAGAAAGCCAGCGCTTGAGCTTTACCAGCAAACTGACAGCGAGCCTGAGTTTTCCTGTTACCCTGAGAAGCTTCAGCCTCAGCCCAGCCACAGCACGTTACCCAGCAGAAGCTGTTCAGCCATAGTTTAGTGCAGGTTGTTAGCTAGTTAACATTAAATGAACTGTTACCTTCTTTGGGTTAAACCAGCCCCTAAAGTATGAAGGCAGGAAATAAATGTCCTGTCAGTTTAATAGTCTGTTCCCCTGAACTTAATAAATCGCTCTTATTTTCACTGCAGTGACCCGTCCATAGAAACTGGTCTAAATGACCAAACACTTTAAAATGGTATCATTCTTAAAAGAGACGGTTCTTTAAGTACTAAATgttgtggttctatttagaaccacaagTTCTATATTTAACTGTCTTGTGCTTCAATGGTTTTCTGAActgtgaagtggttcttcagattgatggaggatgtgttgtatgtggtccCATATGGCACCTTTTGGAAAATatttctatagagcaccaaaaaccACTggagccttgaagaaccatctttttaaagagtgtacagtaaaataataagaataatataatataaaaataagagtCCTGAGGCTCTACACATCGTGTTCAGGTTGGATCCACTGGATGGCGAGCCAAGCCCAGACCCTTGAACCTGAGGTTTTTCTGCATGCAGTGAATTGAACCCATTGATTCCAAGACTCGTTCACCACTGGCACTGAGTCGCTTTACTGCGCAGTGCGGCTAAAACCTGCATCTCCACAGTCGTGAGGCTCTACACTTGCTCAATCCTGGTGAATCCCTTGGACGTGGACAGTGATTTTCCTAAGTAAACAAAATATTGAACTGAGAACTGTGATCACGTTGAAAGATTTGTGGGTGAATATTTGATTTCCCTATTTGTGACAATTTggaatatttgttttattttcaattacCCGGGTAATAGTTTTGTATGTCTAACACCACCAGTTTTTCtttgatatatattttatattaaatggaAGTGTTATTTCCTCCTTCCAAGCGTACTTCTCATGGTTCAGCGTGGTCTTTTACTCATTTGGTCGCCTGGCTCTGGAGTCCAGACTGGCATCTTTTCTGATCGGCCCAACTGGGAAGTATTCCATCTGACTTGTACACAGTCATTTAACCAGTGAACCAAATGACTAGAACTGTACCCTCAATAGGGGTTACATCATATAATAAACGGCTGATAATGTCATAAAATCCTCCTCCAGTAATATAATAACACTTTAACTCATGATGTAGTGAGAAATTACATTATACACTGTTTATGACTTTATAAAATGAATAGAGAAAAATTTAATCACAATGTAATAACACTTTAAATCTAGTAATAACTCACTTAAGTCCTGTTTCAGTTAATTAAAGAATGATGTAATAACACACTAAGTCTTGTAATAACTCACTTAAGTCCTGTTTCAATTAATTAAAGGATGATGTAATCACCTGAAAGTTTAATCCAAAAGTCTAATAAACTGACTGGATTAGTTTGGATCAGTGAGATCACAGACGAGTTTAGTCTGATTGATCAGGACAGACTAAATATTTCTCCTCTGCTGCTTCATCAGAGCCCAGATTACACCAACAGCTGAACAGAGGACTTTTACTGGTGGTTCTACATGAGCAGACCAGCACTGTCTGCTTGGATGGAGCTGGAAGTATTAAgaatgttattaattattaaggGAGTGAGAGATTTACAGGGTCTTTTAGGACCGACAGCCTGGCTGCAGTACACAGACTCCACTCACTGGATCTTCAGCAGTATAATCTTCTGTATGATTAGACAGAATTAAGACCAAAGGAGAACGACTGTAGTGGCTGTATATTTAGAAATAAGTtcacacgtcctctacagggaacttaaacacagcactttcctgcagatttactgaatgattcatatttACTTGCTAAGTTTAACCTGttggaagaaataaaaatataacaaggAGCCATAACTTTCGCACAGGCCacatgtcttctgcttttttcaatGGATTAAATTTAAgcaacaaaacagcacacacacacacacacacacacacacacacacacacacacacactcacacacacacactctcacacacacacacacacacacacacacacacacacacacacacactcacacacacacacacacacacacacatacacacacacatacacacactcacacacaaacacacacacacacacacacacacacaaacacacacacacacaaacacacacacacacacacacacacacacacacagaaacacacacacacacacacacacaaacacacacacacacacacagacacacacaaacacacacacacacacacacacacacacacacagaaacacacacacacacacacacacacacacacacacacacacacacacacaaacacacacacacacacacagacacacagacacacagacacacacagacacacacacacacaaacacagacacacacacacacacacacaccttctaagctgctcctccctcagggttgctggaggtgctggagcccatcccagctgttatcgggcggaaggcaggatagacACTGGACAGGTCTAAAAACCACTACTTTACATTAAAAGGTGTTTCTGTGTCGACTGTGTACTGagttagaaaatcaatgaaaccTGTAATTTAACCCAGAGCACACAATGTTGACGGTGTTGTGCTGTGTATTCATTAGTGGGTGATACAGACTTTTCTGTgtgattattgtttttatgtgatTTATTGGTAAAAATTCTGGAAATCTTTGTAAATCTTCAGACGTTTGCACCACAGCACCTCATGAAAATGCACTTTTCAGCCCTTACATACAAATGATGGTGTAacagacactggaggatttgtctggtgtgtttattgtgttccTCAGACAGCGAGTATATCAGTGTGTCGTTAATGTACAGACTTACTCAGAGATCTAGCAGGTCTTGGAGCAGTGCATCAGTGAAGGCTTTCGACAGGCGGTACAGCATACCTGTTTACTCACAGTGCTCCCTAGAGGTCACAAAAGCAGCTTTCCAGGTTTCATGTGTTCTGTAAATCTAATTTAGAGAAAATCTGAGGCAGTCGGTAGATAGATAGAGGTTACTAACTGGACCCTAGAGGACTCGCAACATGTGGCATGGTCTGATGAGTCACAGTACCAATTGTTCTGGGCTGATAGTAGAGTTTGTATGTGGTGCAGACCACATGAAGCCATGGACCCCAGTTGTCAGTAAGGCACTCTGCAGGCTGGTGGGGGTTTCAAACTGGTGTGGGGTGTGGTCTCATGGCATGGGTTGGGTCCCCACTCTGCCTGAACACACCATTGACCATTTCAGTGCTTGGTGACCATTTGCAGCCCTTCATGGACTTCATGTACCCCACAATGATGGGATATTCAAGCAAAATAATGCACCGTGACATCAGGCCCAAGTTGTCCAGAATTGGTTTGAAGAGCATTCTGGGGAGTTGGATGAATGATGTGGCCTGCATGTTTGCCCCTATTGAGCAGGTAAGGGATGTGGTGGAGTGGTCCATTCACACCAGAGACCCTGCACCTATAAACATCACAGTGCTGTGGGTGGCTATCCAGGCGACATGGCTCAACATCCGTCCAGACATCGTCTGTCCACTTGTAGAATCTGTGCCACATTGAGTTGCTGCACTTCACCAGTTCAGAGGGGGTCCTTCATGATACTTATCGCAGAGCCAGTTTTTCCCCATAGTTTACCTGTTTAATTCATAAGACCTGGATTCTGATTGCTGAAATGAACCAATCATTTAGAAACCTTGACTCATCTGGGAGCTCCTTGTTTCAGGTTATTAATAAACTGCTGCCATCTAGAGTAGAAAACACGAAATAAGTATAGATCATCTGACTGACTCCACCTTTTTCaaagctcctcctcctccacactTCCTCAAACTCTTGTAGGAAGTGAATCTCATCCTGTCTCTCTGGCCTTCATTCTGCTTTCACTTCACTCAGAAACGCCAATGAggagcttttaaacagtgactgtatgtgtttgtttcttgCTGTGTGATTCTGAAAGGAGCTAAAACTCACTCAGTGGGTTGAAGGGCTACGGTGGCTGATTCTCCACTGAGCTGCTCTGATCATTACAGACGTCCTGAAAGTGAAAGTGGAGTTTGGACTGAAGGAGCCGTTACAgagaaacagcacagcagcagttgGAGGAAATGGCTGCTAGAAACCCTCTTTCAGAAGAAGACTTTTCATGTCCTGTGTGCTGTGACATCTTCAGGGATCCTGTTGTTCTGTCGTGCAGCCACAGTGTGTGTAAAACCTGCCTGCAGAAGTTCTGGGAAGCTAAGGGGTCTCGAGAATGTCCAGTTTGTAGAAGAAGGTCCTCTAAAGAATTTCCTCCTTGTAACCTTGTACTGAAGAACCTTAGTGAGGCTTTTCTAGAGAGCAGGAGTCAGAGATCTTCAGCAGGGTCTGAGGGGCTCTGCGTTCTGCACAATGAGAAACTCAAACTCTTCTGTCTGGATGATCAGCAGcctgtgtgtttggtgtgtcagacttcaaagaaacacagaaatcaCAAATTCTGTCCAGTAGATGAAGCTGTGACTGAGTTTAAGGTAGGACACGTctaatattttgaaatgttaaatgtaacaGACTAATAGTCTGAATCAGTTCAGTACCAGATCAGCCTGTTTGTGCTAAAGGTAAAGTCAGTCAGTGGGTGTGGTTTCAGGCCAAACAGCACGAGTGAATTATCAGTCAGAAAAATGCTCTGTTGTTAAATTCATTATGACGGtcagtgtaaaatgtaaacttaCAGAAATACAGAATTACTCTCCACTGGACAAACATGAAAAAGTCTCTTCTAGTTCTGAAGCAGAGAGTAAAACTGCTGTTATTCTCTATTCAACTGTAGTTTGTAGGACAActattacatttaaacagctaAACTGATCACTCATCACTCATTTAGACGTCACTCATCTGAACTGTTGTTTGATTCCAGGATAAACTCAAGTCTGCTTTGGAGCCTCTACAGAAGAATCTGAGAGTCTTAGAGGAAGCTAAACGAGACTATGACCAAACAGCCGCCCACATTAAGGTGAAACATCATCTTGAActgtgaaacatgttgctgaggTCATGTTTCTGATGAGCGTCCACTTCTCCTGTAGGTGGTAAACGCTTGTAGATCATCTGTTAGAGTTTGTGTTTCCTAATCGTCTCTCATTCCAGACGCAGGCTCAGCACACAGAGAGGCAAATAAAGAAGGAGTTTGAGAAGCTTCACCAGTTTCTAAGAGATGAAGAAGCAGCAAGGATAGCTGCActgaaggaggaagaggagcagaagagtcagatgatgaggaggaagatTGAGGAGATGAATGGAGAAATATCAGCTCTTTCAGACACAATCAGGAACATAGAGAAGGAGATGGAGGCTGAGGACGTTCTGTTCTTACAGGTAAGaaattccttctttctttctttctttcttttacttttacatacaaaacactccttcttttctctttccagctttattgttgtattaaataaaatgtgggtTATTTGTTTTAGTATGAAAGGGGAGGATCTCCATGAAGATCTGTCTACAGCCTAATTAGAGCTTTTCTGAGATTTCCACCAACATTAGCCAGACTGTTGACATGAAGGAGAAAGCTCCTTTACATTAACCCAAACCAACTCTGCGTACCTCTGTAAAGCCTGTGTCCACTCAGCGCAGGCACAACATACAGAATGCTTATAGCAGCAGTTCTTCAGGTcgactgcagggctgagaatgagtCTTGATATGAATTTCACTGCAGTTCAGAAAGTGAATGTCAACTGAGGAATGAATGAAACTCCAGTGTAAATATCGGAATTCATTTAACTCACAAGGTAAGAAGTTAGTTATAGAGCTAATGACTAGCGCTTACTCAGCAAGCTAATTGGCTCATTTTATTGGAGGTGGGACTTTCTTAATGAACTGACACCAGGCTGAAGGAGCTTTCCCTTTCTTCTACCATCCAGTGTCCTGTCTCCCCTTCACAACATCTCTGCACACGCTTGTGTATGTGTTCATCTCTgagctgcagctgctgtgtgtgtagttgtgttatgatattgatattaattttattaatgacTCAGTTTTTCAGGAGAAACTTTACTCTGAAAGGctcctgttttcatttgcacTCATTCTCTCCTCAGCCGACTGCACTGCAGTTTGAAAGTGACTTGTGCAAACGAGGGGCATCTCGAATTCTCGTGCCCACATGAATGAATGATATCACAGTGCTGCAGAATTGGGGTGGTAAGCAATATGAAGGATGTGGCAGCCGTTACATTCTGCCAGCCCAAAGATCCCAGGATGAGTTAATAGGAAGCTTTAATTGTCTCCTCCACACGATGATCAGCAAACAGAAACAGGCGTTGAATacgtgtgtttgggtgtgtagaggtgtgtgtggtttctgtaaatcagagaacaaacaaaaagctcGACTGCAGAACACGATATTTACTCAAATgtgtaaattattcattattagatGTTAATAAAACAGCCCAGCTAATATACTGAATGCTCTAGTTCTATTAATAATCAGTGCAAATTCACTGAGAGCCAAAGTAGAATTAGCAACATCTCACTAATCTCCACTGACTTCAGCAGAGTCAGCACATTTCACAGGGAACAACACCAGAAGCCCCATAAACGATTATTACAGCTTCATTAATGCTCACAGAGCCACAGACACCAAGTAGAGTAcagtactgagctctgctgggaGGAAACTCATCTTCTGACTCTGTATCTGATCATCAGCGGAGCTTCTCCTGGATCCTCATCATCCACAAACCTGCTGCTTGTTGTTAGTTTGGCTCTGGTTCTCTTGTTGGTGGTTCTCCTGTAATTCTTAGGCGTGTTTCCAAGTGAGCCTCATTAGATCTTTATCTGCGTCTGTTTGTTGACGACTGGTTGATGGATTTGTTTGCGTTTTGCTCGTCGGTCTAGTTTGTGGTCCCTGCCTCTCAAAATCCATCCAGTCAAACTACGTTATCAACATCTGACTGAttagatttattaataaataacaaacatacTGAGTTTTATTAAGTAGTTATTTAGAAGGTAAAGTTTTATTGAGATGAAATGATGGATAATGTCACTAACTTGgctgtttgctggtgtttgtgtgtttcatatGAAAAACTCCTGAAAAGTCTCTTCACTTTTAACtacaatgttctttttgtttccCTCTCAGAACTTCAAGTccacagagaaacagtgagtaAATGTCAGACCACACATTTTATCTAATGTTACagtaattattacattaaatctacagtatattgtgtttattgtaaatatgAGTGTATTCTAATGAAATGAGGGGGAATAAGGACCGTGTGTTAATGTTGTAGTGAtgagaacagaagcagaaatatttatttaacagaaactaCAGAATTATTGACTCTCCAGACAATAAATGTGATCAAATATTGATATttagtgaaataaatgacaggCTGTAAAGTTTCTACAGTGATATATTTCACACAGTCTTCTGTTCTCAGAGCTCAGCTCACACCAAAGGATCCAGAGAAGACATCAGGAGCTCTGATCAATGTTGGGAAGCACCTTTCCAACCTGAAGTTCAGAgtgtgggagaacatgcaggaggTTCTCCAGTACAGTAAGTTCTGTTTCTCTTAGGGTtgatctctcacacacagcctgCTTCTGCACTAATGACTCACTGTTTATAAACTATTAGTAACATGTTATCATGTTCTCTTTATTCAGGGGGTATAAAGGAGACTGAAACTGTACTTAAGTGAAAGTATgaatactgtactgtgcagaaATCTCACTCAGATCAAACGGGAAGTGTGGAGATAAAATAAACTCCAgttaaagaagaagaatcagattttaatccaattgattaaaaaattaaataaaattttaacgttttttttaattctgtcaaataatttttacatgtaAGTTTAATTTATGTGAAATAATTTCTCTCATTGTAATTGTGTTACTAATCCaattaaacactaaaaatatTATGTATAAAATGAAGCTGAACAGAATTTTAAACTCTTGAAACATtaatttcattaattcattaaaaatctGATCAAGatagaattttataatttatagtaaaactttataattttcaataatacagtaataaaaatgttttatattcttTGTAACGATGTTAAtcagtaaaatgaaacaataataataaagtcaCTCAAAAAAACTATTTGACTTTCAAAAGACAAACAATCcaaaaaagaccaaaacacaaacgaatcaaattaaaatgaacaatgtttaaaaatgtatttgtgctttttcactttttagtatatttttattttaaaataaaataatacaatattttattaattaaaccTTTTTattcttgtgtttttaataaaaatacaacattaaaattatatttcataCTGACATTGAGGTAAATATCAATTTTATAAAtggataaaatataaataatgatgaataataaatatgaaaataaaaatatgaataataatgtgttaatgtaaaaagtattttctattacttattattactaatattatattagattattagattatataaattacacagaaatattAAGTGGATTTtactcttcatcttcttcttcatattaatattattttttttattattactattattaattagGTCTAAATGAATCACTAATAAAAcaatttaacttttaaaagaaaatgaaatcagaaaagacacaaataaatcaaaataaatgtacatttaaaaaatatatatttgtgattttcagttttttatatttttattgtaaaacaaaaaacagcacaacattttaaaaatgaaaactttatccttgttttgcttttaatccaaacacaacaataaaattatatttaatattgaaATGGAGGCAAATATCAATTTCACTCTTATtgataaaatagaaatatttaaaatattaattccatgtgttaattaaaaagggtgattatattaattatacaaTACTATTGcagcaatttattattatt from Pygocentrus nattereri isolate fPygNat1 chromosome 9, fPygNat1.pri, whole genome shotgun sequence harbors:
- the LOC119264083 gene encoding tripartite motif-containing protein 35-like; the encoded protein is MAARNPLSEEDFSCPVCCDIFRDPVVLSCSHSVCKTCLQKFWEAKGSRECPVCRRRSSKEFPPCNLVLKNLSEAFLESRSQRSSAGSEGLCVLHNEKLKLFCLDDQQPVCLVCQTSKKHRNHKFCPVDEAVTEFKDKLKSALEPLQKNLRVLEEAKRDYDQTAAHIKTQAQHTERQIKKEFEKLHQFLRDEEAARIAALKEEEEQKSQMMRRKIEEMNGEISALSDTIRNIEKEMEAEDVLFLQNFKSTEKQAQLTPKDPEKTSGALINVGKHLSNLKFRVWENMQEVLQYTPVTLDPNTAHPDLHLSDDLTAVENTNQRSSLPDNPERFDEWCCVLGSEGFNSGIHCWDVQVGDSENWSLGVITESGPRKGNSVRGSVWRLDYIKSSNTIWILCPGQSVHSFRPKEKLQRVRVQLDWDRGTVTFTDLLTNTHLHTITHTFTQRVLPYFFNYSVHPLRILPVKTSVTVEQHS